A window of Thermococcus aggregans contains these coding sequences:
- the vapB gene encoding type II toxin-antitoxin system VapB family antitoxin, with amino-acid sequence MGNVISIRVPPEIKHEMDKLKGEINWSKEIREFIKKRIKEYKKRKALQEVIAYIQTLPEAPKGTAQKLVREDRDSH; translated from the coding sequence ATGGGAAATGTTATTAGTATTCGCGTACCGCCGGAAATTAAGCATGAAATGGATAAGTTAAAAGGTGAGATCAACTGGAGCAAGGAGATTAGGGAATTCATAAAAAAGAGGATTAAAGAATACAAAAAGAGAAAAGCCCTCCAAGAGGTTATAGCTTACATCCAAACCTTGCCCGAGGCACCAAAAGGAACGGCACAAAAGTTGGTGAGGGAGGATCGTGATAGTCATTGA
- a CDS encoding AlbA family DNA-binding domain-containing protein — translation MEGVSMCDVKKLILIGENEEIEFKENFDFNGIMETAVAFANKRGGVILVGVRNDRTVAGVQIGRETLRDWANKISQNTDPPVIPELEVEEIEGKKVLCIKIDEYPVKPVMFRGRAYLRAGSSNKRLNAREIAELYYKSIRHSLDYLTVNAGLEEVNSEAVRKFVEVAKNRGRLNVLEGEDLETILKKLELVRDGKPTRALILLFGNDPQKILSTCPREDCEVQGKRD, via the coding sequence ATGGAGGGCGTATCTATGTGTGATGTTAAAAAGTTAATATTGATTGGCGAAAACGAAGAGATAGAATTCAAAGAAAATTTTGACTTTAATGGGATAATGGAAACAGCAGTTGCTTTTGCTAATAAAAGAGGCGGCGTGATATTAGTTGGAGTTAGAAATGATAGAACTGTTGCTGGAGTTCAAATCGGTAGAGAAACCCTAAGAGACTGGGCAAATAAAATTTCTCAAAATACAGATCCACCTGTGATACCAGAGCTTGAAGTTGAAGAAATTGAAGGTAAAAAAGTCCTCTGCATAAAGATTGATGAATACCCAGTAAAGCCGGTCATGTTCAGGGGCAGGGCCTATCTAAGGGCCGGCAGTTCAAACAAAAGGCTGAATGCCAGAGAAATAGCGGAACTTTATTATAAGAGCATAAGGCACAGCTTGGATTACCTCACGGTCAATGCAGGTTTAGAGGAGGTTAATTCTGAAGCAGTTAGGAAATTTGTTGAAGTCGCCAAAAACAGAGGAAGGCTTAATGTGCTCGAAGGAGAAGATTTGGAGACAATTCTGAAAAAGCTTGAGCTTGTTCGCGACGGGAAGCCAACAAGGGCTTTAATTCTCCTTTTTGGAAATGATCCTCAAAAAATACTTTCCACATGCCCTCGTGAGGATTGCGAAGTTCAGGGGAAACGAGATTGA
- a CDS encoding flippase → MSEASEALQKIARGTGIVFAGTVISMFFGFLSRAIIARYFSTGEYGVFNLALTVLSIALVVATLGFQNALPREVAFYKEREPSRVRDLISTALIIVALNSIIWTVILILGAGNVAQVFNEERLAYALKIVAFALPFSALIGTIVSISRGFGRVREKVYFQNIVYPTAFLVFIALGAFLNFPFTYVFFAYVLAQVLTFLALTFDVWRIKLFEFRTSLDLRLGRELIVFSLPLLFTGILGFVMTWADTLMLGYYKSSEVVGLYNTASPIARLLPIFLNSAAFLYAPIASQLYAQEKLGELKRVYQILTKWVFLLTLPIFSVMFLFPEATIGFFFGVKYTSAAPALRILALGFMFHTFLGLNGMSLTVIGQPKLNMIGNSFAVIFNIVLNLLLIPKYGMVGAAVATAVSYFVANVFRSFWLYQKTKIHPFSWNYVKPLVISFVLLGLIQSLHLRVPNIWYAIPILVIFLGVYFFLVLLSRSVDKEDVELLLAIEKRVGVNLGIIKKVLRRFV, encoded by the coding sequence ATGAGCGAAGCAAGTGAGGCTCTGCAGAAGATTGCGAGGGGAACGGGAATTGTCTTTGCGGGAACGGTTATCTCGATGTTCTTCGGGTTTTTGAGTAGAGCAATAATCGCGAGGTATTTTTCCACCGGGGAGTATGGAGTGTTTAATTTGGCATTGACCGTCTTGAGCATTGCCCTCGTTGTGGCAACGCTTGGGTTTCAAAATGCCCTCCCACGGGAGGTTGCCTTCTATAAAGAGAGGGAGCCTTCAAGGGTTAGGGATTTGATCTCAACGGCGTTGATAATTGTGGCGCTGAACAGCATTATCTGGACGGTAATTTTAATCCTCGGGGCCGGGAACGTTGCCCAGGTTTTCAACGAAGAAAGGTTAGCTTACGCTTTGAAAATAGTGGCCTTTGCTCTGCCGTTTTCAGCTTTAATTGGAACCATAGTTTCAATTTCGAGGGGGTTTGGCAGGGTCAGGGAGAAGGTTTACTTCCAGAACATAGTTTATCCGACTGCGTTTTTGGTTTTCATTGCCTTAGGGGCTTTCTTAAATTTCCCCTTCACTTACGTGTTCTTTGCTTACGTCCTTGCTCAGGTTCTTACGTTTCTGGCATTAACTTTTGATGTTTGGAGAATTAAGCTCTTTGAGTTCAGGACTTCGCTGGATTTAAGGCTTGGAAGAGAGCTTATAGTTTTCTCCCTTCCCCTGTTGTTTACGGGAATTTTAGGTTTCGTAATGACGTGGGCCGACACCCTGATGCTCGGCTATTACAAATCTTCCGAAGTTGTGGGACTTTACAACACTGCCTCTCCCATAGCTAGGTTGCTTCCAATATTCCTGAATTCTGCGGCCTTCCTGTATGCTCCAATAGCATCTCAGCTTTACGCCCAGGAGAAGCTTGGAGAGTTAAAGAGGGTTTATCAGATTCTGACCAAGTGGGTGTTTTTATTGACTTTGCCCATTTTTAGCGTGATGTTCCTCTTCCCAGAGGCCACGATAGGGTTCTTCTTTGGAGTTAAGTATACTTCAGCGGCTCCGGCGCTTCGGATTTTAGCATTAGGTTTTATGTTCCACACTTTCTTGGGGTTGAATGGTATGAGTTTGACAGTTATAGGGCAGCCAAAGCTTAACATGATCGGTAATTCTTTTGCAGTCATTTTCAATATCGTGCTGAACCTTTTGCTCATACCTAAGTATGGAATGGTTGGAGCGGCTGTAGCCACTGCCGTTTCCTATTTTGTCGCCAATGTGTTTAGGTCTTTCTGGCTCTATCAAAAGACGAAGATTCATCCCTTCAGCTGGAACTACGTGAAGCCTTTGGTTATTAGTTTTGTTTTATTGGGGTTAATTCAGAGCTTGCACTTGAGAGTGCCGAACATATGGTATGCGATTCCAATTTTAGTTATATTCTTGGGAGTTTACTTCTTCTTAGTGCTCTTAAGCAGGAGTGTTGATAAAGAAGATGTTGAGTTGTTGTTGGCGATAGAGAAGAGGGTGGGAGTGAATTTGGGGATAATAAAGAAGGTTTTAAGGAGGTTTGTTTAA
- the vapB gene encoding type II toxin-antitoxin system VapB family antitoxin, translating into MEVVSFRIPPELKRKMKKVDINWSEEVRKFIEAKVKEYMREKALEEIDAMLASLPEAERGTAKKYVRDDRDSN; encoded by the coding sequence ATGGAGGTTGTCAGCTTCCGGATTCCCCCCGAACTTAAGAGGAAGATGAAAAAGGTTGACATTAACTGGAGTGAGGAGGTTAGAAAATTCATTGAAGCCAAAGTTAAAGAATACATGAGAGAGAAGGCATTAGAGGAAATTGATGCGATGCTCGCAAGCTTGCCGGAAGCTGAAAGGGGAACTGCAAAAAAGTACGTGAGGGATGACCGTGATAGCAATTGA
- a CDS encoding AAA family ATPase, with protein sequence MAHKMERGISFFDQRPRKDKSRLFGRSEELNRLVNALHAKSWVAILGPRMAGKTSLALAGANSFAGEMKYRVIFVDLRNTEASRQATEKILGRLPKSILETLTKYIAEVSLSAGGTGGGVRLRENAAAKNALEDALFSLKNTILILDEVQNVKQGVDSFLKALATAFNENDSLLVIFTGSYAGVVKKLFEATHRDSFYGRPPIEILLPPWPEWVAAEFLRKGFEKCGVDFTQREIQDALWRLGTLPGWLNLYGLRRCLGASHEEAVQRVFEKAVNEALRELEHFLEGRSPKAREVIKRLTYGATWGELEKTGISKDTLSRLLEALTGELFAVVKDDIGVYRFSDPIYRYAAERLPLHLKTKKL encoded by the coding sequence ATGGCACACAAGATGGAGAGGGGCATATCATTTTTCGACCAGAGACCCAGGAAAGATAAAAGCCGGCTGTTTGGACGTTCTGAGGAGCTTAACAGGTTGGTAAACGCTCTTCATGCCAAAAGCTGGGTGGCGATTCTCGGGCCAAGAATGGCAGGAAAAACAAGCCTTGCACTGGCTGGTGCCAACTCCTTTGCGGGGGAAATGAAATACAGGGTAATTTTTGTTGACCTGAGGAACACTGAAGCCTCCCGCCAGGCTACGGAGAAGATACTGGGCAGACTGCCAAAATCAATTCTTGAAACACTCACCAAGTATATTGCCGAGGTTTCTCTTTCCGCCGGGGGCACAGGTGGCGGTGTAAGGCTCAGAGAAAATGCTGCTGCTAAAAATGCGCTGGAGGATGCTCTTTTTTCATTGAAGAACACAATACTAATACTCGATGAAGTCCAGAATGTGAAACAGGGTGTGGACAGCTTTCTAAAAGCCCTGGCTACTGCATTTAATGAAAATGATTCCTTGCTGGTAATATTTACGGGCTCCTACGCGGGTGTCGTCAAAAAGCTGTTCGAGGCCACTCACAGGGACAGTTTTTATGGAAGGCCACCGATTGAAATACTCCTCCCCCCTTGGCCTGAATGGGTTGCGGCGGAGTTTTTGAGAAAGGGTTTCGAGAAGTGTGGCGTGGATTTCACCCAAAGGGAGATTCAAGACGCACTCTGGAGACTTGGGACACTGCCCGGCTGGTTAAACCTTTATGGACTCAGGCGATGCCTCGGGGCATCTCATGAAGAAGCAGTGCAGAGGGTATTTGAGAAAGCTGTGAATGAGGCGCTGAGGGAGCTAGAGCACTTCCTGGAGGGAAGGAGCCCGAAGGCAAGGGAGGTAATTAAGAGGTTAACCTACGGTGCCACCTGGGGGGAGCTGGAAAAAACTGGAATCTCAAAAGACACCCTCAGCAGGCTTCTGGAGGCCCTCACAGGTGAGCTGTTCGCAGTGGTCAAGGACGACATAGGGGTCTACAGGTTTTCAGATCCTATCTACAGGTACGCTGCGGAGAGACTGCCCCTCCATCTTAAAACCAAAAAGTTATAG
- the rfbD gene encoding dTDP-4-dehydrorhamnose reductase codes for MRVAIIGANGQLGSDLVEVFGKDSSFEVIPLTHADLDVTVPETLKILKELKPDVIINTAAYVRVDDAELYPEKAFQVNAIGALNVARVASEIDAVNVYISTDYVFDGSKGEPYTEEDVPNPINVYGLSKCAGEIFTKNYYKKHYIVRVASLYGKAGASGKGGNFVEFMIQKAKRGEEIRVVDDQFMSPTYTKDVARTLKKFLELRPEFGVYHMVNEGFCSWYEFTKAIFEILGWDVEVKPIKSSELKRLAKRPRFSALKNKRLEELGLKMRPWKEALEEYLKEHNSQSVRYKKKSKHA; via the coding sequence ATGAGAGTGGCTATAATCGGGGCGAACGGACAGCTAGGAAGTGATTTGGTTGAAGTCTTTGGGAAGGACTCTTCCTTTGAAGTTATTCCATTAACTCATGCCGACCTTGACGTTACCGTTCCCGAGACTTTAAAGATTTTGAAGGAGCTCAAGCCAGATGTTATAATTAACACGGCAGCTTATGTTAGGGTTGACGATGCTGAGCTCTACCCTGAGAAGGCATTTCAAGTTAATGCCATAGGAGCCTTGAACGTTGCGAGGGTTGCGAGCGAAATAGATGCAGTTAATGTTTACATCAGCACGGATTATGTTTTTGACGGAAGCAAAGGAGAACCCTACACCGAGGAAGATGTACCAAACCCAATAAATGTTTACGGCTTGAGCAAGTGCGCTGGTGAAATTTTTACGAAGAATTACTACAAAAAGCACTACATCGTTAGAGTTGCAAGTCTTTACGGAAAGGCCGGGGCGAGCGGGAAGGGCGGAAACTTCGTCGAGTTCATGATTCAAAAGGCCAAGAGAGGAGAAGAGATTAGAGTAGTGGATGACCAATTCATGAGCCCGACCTACACGAAGGACGTTGCAAGGACTTTGAAGAAGTTTTTGGAGTTGAGGCCGGAGTTTGGCGTCTACCACATGGTGAACGAAGGCTTCTGCTCGTGGTACGAATTCACAAAGGCGATATTTGAGATTCTAGGGTGGGATGTTGAGGTTAAGCCGATAAAGTCAAGCGAGCTCAAAAGATTAGCGAAGAGGCCGAGGTTTTCGGCGTTGAAGAATAAGAGGCTTGAAGAGCTCGGCTTAAAGATGAGGCCTTGGAAAGAGGCTTTGGAGGAATATTTGAAGGAGCACAATTCCCAAAGTGTAAGATATAAAAAGAAAAGTAAGCATGCATAA
- a CDS encoding AlbA family DNA-binding domain-containing protein codes for MDVSDLIKKGESETLEFKRELNDSVYKTLSAFANTDGGILLLGVGDDGNIYGFSGDLDSLARSIRHNLGINPSIKAEEIGGKKVIIIEVSKSPVPISFRGRYYKRVGAQTVEMGWEDLQRFFLQKSGVTWDSLPSSATLKDLDEETIRKFVHMARNRLPYINENEDVESILDKLGLLEDGKITNAALLLFGKEPQRYYIQAKVRIGRFKDPITIIDDKEIGGNLFTQVEEAMRIIMGHIGVRYEFEGGLRRKEVWDYPLDALREAIINALIHRDYTDPSNVQIKIFDDFIWIWNPGKLPEGISLEDLKKEMHPSKLRNPKIAQVFYYAGLIERWGTGTFKIVRLCLESGLPEPEFREEAGGFVVLLRKDIYTEEHLRKLGLSERQIKAVLYVKEKGSITNKEYQELFKVSRQTATRDLSELVKLGIFERVEKGRYKLKTHHESNMSQP; via the coding sequence ATGGATGTTAGTGACCTGATTAAGAAAGGTGAGAGCGAAACTCTGGAGTTTAAGCGGGAGCTGAATGATTCTGTGTATAAGACTTTGTCAGCCTTTGCTAACACTGACGGTGGAATTTTGCTTCTCGGTGTTGGCGATGATGGAAACATTTATGGCTTTTCTGGGGACTTAGATAGTTTAGCCAGGTCAATAAGGCACAATCTTGGAATAAACCCCTCCATAAAGGCTGAAGAGATTGGTGGAAAAAAAGTTATCATCATTGAAGTTTCTAAATCACCCGTCCCAATTTCATTTAGGGGAAGGTATTATAAAAGGGTTGGAGCTCAGACCGTTGAGATGGGCTGGGAGGATTTGCAGAGGTTCTTCCTTCAGAAATCTGGGGTCACGTGGGATTCTCTGCCATCTTCTGCAACGTTAAAAGATCTGGATGAGGAAACTATCAGAAAGTTTGTTCATATGGCTAGAAATAGGTTGCCATACATCAATGAAAACGAGGACGTTGAGTCAATTCTCGATAAGCTGGGGCTTTTGGAAGATGGAAAGATAACCAACGCTGCACTACTGCTCTTTGGAAAAGAGCCGCAGAGGTATTATATCCAGGCCAAGGTCAGAATAGGGCGCTTTAAGGATCCAATAACAATTATAGATGATAAGGAGATTGGGGGGAATCTCTTTACCCAGGTTGAGGAAGCTATGAGGATTATAATGGGTCACATTGGAGTTAGGTACGAGTTTGAAGGTGGACTGAGGAGAAAGGAAGTCTGGGATTATCCCTTAGATGCCCTTAGAGAGGCCATAATAAACGCCCTGATTCACAGGGACTACACCGACCCGAGCAACGTGCAGATTAAGATCTTTGATGACTTCATCTGGATCTGGAATCCCGGGAAGCTGCCGGAGGGGATTAGCCTTGAAGACTTGAAAAAGGAAATGCACCCATCCAAGCTGAGGAACCCCAAAATTGCTCAGGTTTTCTACTATGCCGGACTGATCGAGAGGTGGGGGACGGGGACGTTTAAGATAGTCCGCCTCTGTTTGGAGAGCGGCTTACCTGAACCTGAGTTTAGAGAGGAGGCCGGGGGATTTGTGGTTCTTTTGAGGAAGGATATTTATACTGAAGAACATTTGAGAAAGTTAGGTTTGAGTGAAAGGCAGATTAAAGCCGTGCTCTATGTGAAGGAGAAAGGCAGTATAACAAATAAAGAATATCAAGAACTGTTTAAGGTTTCAAGACAGACGGCAACAAGGGATTTAAGTGAGTTGGTTAAATTGGGGATTTTCGAGCGTGTTGAAAAAGGTAGGTATAAACTAAAGACTCATCATGAGTCAAATATGAGTCAACCATGA
- a CDS encoding ATP-binding protein, translated as MILKKYFPHALVRIAKFRGNEIEDEIAIDGNLFNQVEEALKFIRKHINIRFKIGGRAQREELWDYPPEALREAVINAIAHRDYAEPDEIQIKIFDDRIIFWNPGGLPFELKIEDLYKPHPSRPRNKLIAKVFYYFGYIEKWGSGIERILRALREYNLPEPRFEEVFGGFQVTFYRDVFTEEHLRKLGLSERQIKAVLYVKEKGSITNKEYQELFKVSRQTATRDLSELVKLGIFERVEKGRYKLKTHHESNMSQL; from the coding sequence ATGATCCTCAAAAAATACTTTCCACATGCCCTCGTGAGGATTGCGAAGTTCAGGGGAAACGAGATTGAAGACGAAATAGCAATAGATGGAAACCTCTTTAATCAGGTGGAGGAAGCTCTGAAGTTCATAAGGAAGCACATAAACATTAGGTTTAAAATTGGGGGGAGAGCGCAGAGAGAAGAGCTCTGGGATTACCCTCCGGAAGCGCTGAGGGAAGCTGTAATCAATGCCATTGCGCACAGGGACTACGCAGAACCTGATGAGATACAGATAAAGATATTTGACGATAGAATAATATTCTGGAATCCCGGAGGGTTGCCTTTCGAGTTGAAGATTGAAGATTTGTACAAGCCCCATCCTTCGAGACCGAGAAACAAGCTTATTGCTAAGGTCTTCTACTATTTTGGCTACATTGAAAAGTGGGGCAGCGGCATAGAGAGGATTCTGAGAGCATTAAGGGAGTATAATCTGCCAGAGCCCAGGTTTGAGGAAGTCTTTGGAGGGTTTCAGGTCACATTCTACAGGGACGTTTTCACTGAAGAACATTTGAGAAAGCTGGGTTTGAGTGAAAGGCAGATTAAAGCAGTGCTCTATGTGAAGGAGAAGGGTAGCATAACAAATAAAGAATATCAAGAACTGTTTAAGGTTTCAAGACAGACGGCAACACGGGATTTAAGTGAGTTGGTTAAATTGGGAATTTTCGAGCGTGTTGAAAAAGGCAGGTATAAACTAAAGACTCATCATGAGTCAAATATGAGTCAACTATGA
- a CDS encoding type II toxin-antitoxin system VapC family toxin: protein MIAIDASSLAKYILREKNWKEVRGYLLNDPHSLTLALAEVSNAIWKHHVLYGVVSDKEAEIMFKALKRLKEDVVIFEPFESYLEDAMRISIKERIPIYDALYLSQAKKYDSLLTSDERQWEIAKKLGIKAEYVG, encoded by the coding sequence GTGATAGCAATTGACGCATCTTCCCTCGCCAAGTACATCCTGAGGGAGAAGAACTGGAAGGAGGTTAGAGGGTATCTCCTGAATGACCCGCATTCCCTGACACTGGCTTTGGCTGAGGTTTCAAACGCCATCTGGAAGCACCATGTGCTCTACGGAGTAGTATCGGACAAAGAAGCTGAAATAATGTTCAAAGCCCTGAAAAGGCTTAAAGAGGACGTTGTAATTTTTGAGCCGTTTGAGAGCTACCTTGAGGATGCTATGAGGATATCAATTAAGGAGAGAATTCCAATTTACGATGCACTTTACCTATCTCAGGCGAAGAAGTACGACAGCCTTTTAACGAGCGATGAAAGGCAGTGGGAAATTGCAAAAAAGCTTGGAATCAAAGCGGAGTACGTTGGATAG
- a CDS encoding antitoxin AF2212-like protein, with protein sequence MPIIVEAVYENGVLKPLKKLKLKDGQKVRIKVELDVSKYYGLERIKRTWRRDPIFLKGDNNALRVQEA encoded by the coding sequence ATGCCAATCATCGTTGAAGCTGTTTATGAGAATGGGGTCCTCAAGCCCTTAAAGAAACTAAAGCTGAAAGACGGTCAAAAAGTCAGGATCAAAGTTGAGTTGGATGTATCCAAGTATTACGGACTCGAAAGAATTAAAAGAACTTGGAGGAGAGACCCAATTTTCTTAAAAGGTGATAACAATGCCCTTCGAGTTCAAGAGGCTTGA
- the rfbC gene encoding dTDP-4-dehydrorhamnose 3,5-epimerase codes for MPFEFKRLEIPDVILIKPKVFEDERGFFMETYKKPDFERAGIKGDFIQDNHSKSKYGVLRGLHFQREPYAQAKIVRCIRGVIYDVAVDLRKDSPTFGKYVGVILSEHNKWQLYIPRGFAHGFVVLSDVAEVVYKVDNVYAPEYEGGIIWNDPDIGIDWPIDEPIVSEKDRKWPTLKELIERGEVF; via the coding sequence ATGCCCTTCGAGTTCAAGAGGCTTGAGATTCCCGATGTTATTTTAATCAAGCCAAAGGTCTTCGAAGACGAGAGGGGCTTCTTCATGGAAACTTACAAAAAGCCCGATTTTGAAAGGGCTGGCATAAAGGGGGACTTTATTCAGGACAACCACTCAAAGTCCAAGTATGGTGTTCTTAGAGGTTTGCACTTCCAGCGCGAGCCTTATGCTCAAGCAAAGATCGTGAGATGCATTAGGGGAGTAATCTACGATGTTGCCGTTGATTTGAGGAAGGATTCGCCAACTTTTGGCAAATACGTTGGCGTTATCCTTTCCGAGCACAACAAGTGGCAACTCTACATCCCTAGGGGCTTTGCCCACGGCTTCGTGGTGTTAAGTGACGTTGCGGAGGTCGTTTACAAGGTCGATAACGTTTATGCTCCCGAGTATGAGGGAGGCATAATATGGAATGACCCAGATATAGGTATAGACTGGCCCATTGACGAGCCGATAGTTTCAGAGAAGGATAGGAAGTGGCCGACGTTAAAGGAGCTTATTGAGAGAGGAGAGGTGTTTTGA
- a CDS encoding type II toxin-antitoxin system VapC family toxin: protein MIVIDSSAFSKFLLKEENWEKVIPYLDPCLEPHAVDMLIIETTNVIWKYMKKYRLITREQAIGLYEQMRKLIEEEVVILEPSEKYLREALEIAVGYDIPIYDSLFLAQARNLKAKLITSDKRQRDVAREIGLGIVYIE from the coding sequence GTGATAGTCATTGACTCCTCAGCTTTTTCAAAGTTTTTATTAAAGGAAGAGAACTGGGAAAAAGTAATCCCTTACTTAGATCCCTGCTTAGAGCCACATGCCGTAGATATGTTGATCATTGAGACGACGAATGTGATATGGAAGTACATGAAAAAGTACAGGCTAATAACGAGAGAACAAGCCATAGGACTTTACGAGCAGATGAGAAAACTCATAGAAGAGGAAGTGGTAATATTAGAGCCAAGTGAGAAATATTTACGGGAAGCTTTGGAAATTGCCGTAGGTTATGACATTCCCATTTATGACAGCTTATTTTTAGCACAGGCAAGAAATTTAAAGGCTAAACTGATTACAAGTGATAAAAGACAAAGGGATGTGGCGAGAGAAATTGGGCTGGGAATAGTGTACATAGAATAA
- a CDS encoding RNA-guided endonuclease InsQ/TnpB family protein, whose translation MPSETIKLTAKFKLKETPKGLDDLFSVYREIVNFLISYAHENNITSFYRLKKETYKSLRERYPELPSHYIYTACQMATAVYKSYRKRKRKGKANGKPVFKKEVVMLDDHLFKLNLEKGVVKVSTSKGRIQLEFHPAKYHEKFRDWKVGQAWLVRTPKGVFLNVVFSKEVEVRAPKAFVGIDLNENNVTLSLPNGEFVQIITHEREIRTGYFLKRRKIQRKIRSGKKRKELLEKYGERERNRLNDLYHKLANKIVELAEKYGGIALEDLTEIRESIRYSAVMNGRLHRWSFRKLQSIIEYKAKLKGVMVVFVNPAHTSSLCPVCGGKLSPNGHRVLKCLNCGFEADRDVVGSWNISLRALKMWGVTVPPESPPMKTGGGKVIRYDSFTCFKSSG comes from the coding sequence ATGCCCTCAGAGACGATTAAACTCACTGCAAAATTTAAACTCAAGGAAACCCCTAAAGGATTAGATGACCTCTTTTCTGTTTACCGTGAAATAGTGAATTTTCTAATCTCATACGCTCACGAGAACAACATAACCAGCTTCTACAGGCTCAAAAAGGAAACCTACAAAAGCCTACGTGAAAGATACCCAGAACTACCGAGCCACTACATTTACACGGCTTGTCAGATGGCTACCGCAGTTTACAAAAGCTACAGGAAGAGAAAGAGGAAAGGAAAAGCTAATGGAAAGCCTGTTTTCAAAAAAGAAGTTGTCATGCTGGATGATCACTTGTTCAAACTCAACCTTGAAAAGGGAGTAGTGAAAGTTTCCACTTCAAAAGGGAGAATACAGTTAGAGTTCCATCCAGCCAAGTATCACGAGAAATTCAGGGACTGGAAGGTTGGGCAGGCGTGGTTAGTCAGAACGCCGAAGGGTGTTTTCCTAAACGTTGTCTTCTCGAAAGAGGTTGAAGTTAGAGCGCCTAAAGCATTTGTTGGCATTGACTTGAACGAGAACAATGTTACGCTCTCTCTTCCAAATGGGGAGTTCGTTCAAATCATCACGCACGAGCGGGAGATTAGGACGGGCTACTTCCTGAAGAGGAGAAAAATTCAGCGGAAGATTAGGAGTGGGAAGAAAAGAAAGGAACTTCTCGAAAAATACGGCGAAAGAGAAAGGAACAGGCTGAACGACCTTTATCATAAGCTGGCAAACAAAATAGTGGAATTGGCTGAAAAATACGGTGGCATTGCTCTTGAGGATTTGACTGAGATTAGGGAGTCAATTAGGTATTCTGCCGTAATGAATGGCAGGCTTCACAGGTGGAGTTTTCGCAAACTCCAGTCAATCATTGAGTATAAGGCTAAACTGAAGGGTGTTATGGTCGTTTTCGTTAATCCCGCTCATACTTCTTCCCTGTGCCCGGTATGTGGGGGGAAGTTAAGCCCGAATGGGCACAGGGTCTTGAAGTGTTTGAACTGTGGTTTTGAAGCCGATAGGGACGTTGTTGGGAGTTGGAATATCTCTTTGAGGGCCCTGAAGATGTGGGGTGTAACCGTTCCCCCCGAAAGCCCTCCGATGAAGACGGGAGGAGGGAAGGTTATCCGCTACGATAGTTTCACATGTTTTAAAAGTAGCGGATAA